The nucleotide sequence TGTGGAATGAACTAATAAAAATTTTGAATGATGTTATAGGTATTGATTTTTCTTTTGGAGAAAAATGATACTAATAAGTTGACTTTTTAAATTTATGATACTAAAATAGATATGGTAATGAGTGAAGATTGGATACCTGAGAGTATCCAATTTTTTTGAGCGTTTGAAATAAGTGTATTTGTAATTGTTATGAATGTAATTCAAATATATATTGGATTTTAATAAAAAAGGTGGAGGAACTATAATGAATTTATTTACAAGAAATGATATAAGGAACGTTGCAATTATTGCACATGTCGATCATGGTAAAACTACTTTGGTTGATGCACTTTTAAAACAGAGTAATGTTTTCAGAGAGAATGAGAAGGTTCAGGAGAGAGTGATGGATTCAAATGATCTCGAAAAAGAAAGAGGAATTACAATATTATCTAAAAATACGGCTATTGTACATGATGGAATTAAAATAAATATAGTAGATACTCCGGGTCATGCTGATTTTGGTGGAGAAGTTGAACGTGTACTTAAAATGGTTGATAGTGTGCTTCTAGTAGTAGATGCATATGAAGGACCAATGCCTCAAACTAAATTCGTTTTAAAAAAGGCTCTGGAGCTTAATTTGAACCCTATAGTTGTTATAAATAAAATAGATAGGCCAGATGCAAGGCCGGCAGAAGTTTTGGATGAAGTATTTGATTTATTTATAGAATTAGGAGCAAATGATGAACAATTGGATTTCCCATTGGTTTATTGTTCTGCAAAAGCTGGATTTGCCAAGAAAGAATTAGAGGATGATTCTAAAACCATGGAACCTTTGTTTGATGCTATAATAAAAAATGTTCCAGCACCAGAAGGTCATCTGAACATGCCGCTTCAATTGTTGATTACGACTGTTGATTATAATGAATATGTTGGAAAAATAGGAATAGGTAAAATTGAAAGAGGATCTATAGATAAAAATGAGCAAGTTGTTTTAATAAGAAAAGATGGAAAAGTAGAAAATGTAAAAGTATCAAATTTATATGTATACAGCGGATTAAAGAAACAAGAAGTTAATGAAGCTAAATTAGGAGATATAGTGGCAGTTTCAGGTATACCTGATATAAACATAGGGGAAACAATAGCTGATCCCAGTGATCCGGAAGCTCTTCCATTTGTAGATATAGATGAACCAACACTCAGCATGAACTTTATGGTTAATAATTCGCCTTTTGCAGGACGTGATGGAGAATATGTAACGTCGAGACATTTAAGAGATAGACTTATGAAAGAATTGGAGACGAATGTATCACTTAGAGTTGAAGAAACAGATTCACCAGATTGTTTGAAAGTAAGTGGAAGAGGAGAACTTCACCTTTCAATATTGATAGAGACTATGAGAAGAGAAGGATTTGAATTTCAGGTTTCCAAGGCTACAGTAATATTTAAAGAGAAGAATGGGAAAAAACTTGAACCAATTGAATACTTGACAATAGATGTACCTGAAGAATTTATGGGAATTGTCATGGAAAAACTTGGGCCTAGAAAGGCTGAAATGGTGAATATGACATCTGCTGTAAATGGTTATACTAGGTTAGAATTTAAAATACCTGCAAGAGGTTTAATTGGTTTCAGAAATGAATTTATGACTGATACAAAAGGTAATGGAATAATGAACCATGTATTATCAGGATATGAGGAATATAAAGGGGAAATTCCAGAAAGAACTAGAGGTTCACTTGTAGCATTTGAAGATGGAGTAACAATCACGTATGGATTATTTAATGCTCAAGAAAGAGGAATTTTGTTTTTGGAACCTGGTGTTGATGTTTATGAAGGAATGGTAGTTGGAGAATGTTCAAGGGCTGATGATATAGAGGTTAACGTATGTAAAAAGAAGCATTTGACAAACACAAGGTCGTCAGGAGCAGATGAAGCTTTAAAATTAATACCAGTTAAACACATGAGTTTAGAGCAATCGCTTGAATTTGTGGCTGCAGATGAACTAGTTGAAATTACACCTAAAAGAATAACAATAAGAAAGAAGATATTAGATACTGATCTTAGAAAAAAGGCATCAAGAAGAAAATAATATTGTTACTTAGTGGCTATAAATACAGATATTTATATCTGTATTTTACCATTTATTTATATAAAGAAAAGATATCTGGAGGTAGGAATGAGTGGTATTACTTATGATTATATGGAGAAATATATACAGTCACTTATAGAAGATAATATTGGTGTATTAAAGGAATTAGAAATGTATGCCAGTGAAAATTCTGTACCTATAATCCATAGAGAAGTAGCTAAATTTTTAGAACTTATGATACATATAAAAAAACCTTCTAGAATACTTGAACTTGGAACTGCTATAGGATATTCCTCCATATTAATGAGTTTAGCTTCTAATAATAAAGCTAAAATTGATACTATTGAAAGAAACTTAGATATGCTCAAAACGGCTAGAGATAATATAAAAAATTATGGTTTTATGAATAGTATAGATATTATTGAAGGGGACTGCATGGAAGTTCTTAAAGATTTAGATAATGAGTATGATTTAATATTTATAGATGCTGGGAAAGGCCATTATAACCACTTTCTTCCTGAATGTTTAAGACTCTTAAAGCAAGATGGTATAATAATAGCTGATAATGCTTTATTTAGAGGGATGGTTGCTAGTGATAAATTAGTTGCTAGAAGAAAAATAACTATTGTCAAGAGGATGAGAGAATATCTAAGGCTTGTATCGGATAATAAAAAATTTATAACATCTGTTATACCTATGGGAGATGGTATTGCAGTAACTACAAGGAGGAATTAATTTGAAAAAACCCGAATTGTTAGCGCCAGCTGGAAATTTAGAAAAACTTAAAACTGCTGTAGACTTTGGTGCAGATGCAGTTTATCTTGGTGGAAGTAAGTTGAATTTAAGAGCATTTGCAGATAATTTTACAGACGATGAGCTTTATGAAGGTGTAAAATATGCGCATGATAGGTCCAGGAAAGTGTTTGTTACCGTAAATGTATTCCCGAGAAATTCAGATTTTAAAGGGCTAGAA is from Clostridium fermenticellae and encodes:
- the typA gene encoding translational GTPase TypA, giving the protein MNLFTRNDIRNVAIIAHVDHGKTTLVDALLKQSNVFRENEKVQERVMDSNDLEKERGITILSKNTAIVHDGIKINIVDTPGHADFGGEVERVLKMVDSVLLVVDAYEGPMPQTKFVLKKALELNLNPIVVINKIDRPDARPAEVLDEVFDLFIELGANDEQLDFPLVYCSAKAGFAKKELEDDSKTMEPLFDAIIKNVPAPEGHLNMPLQLLITTVDYNEYVGKIGIGKIERGSIDKNEQVVLIRKDGKVENVKVSNLYVYSGLKKQEVNEAKLGDIVAVSGIPDINIGETIADPSDPEALPFVDIDEPTLSMNFMVNNSPFAGRDGEYVTSRHLRDRLMKELETNVSLRVEETDSPDCLKVSGRGELHLSILIETMRREGFEFQVSKATVIFKEKNGKKLEPIEYLTIDVPEEFMGIVMEKLGPRKAEMVNMTSAVNGYTRLEFKIPARGLIGFRNEFMTDTKGNGIMNHVLSGYEEYKGEIPERTRGSLVAFEDGVTITYGLFNAQERGILFLEPGVDVYEGMVVGECSRADDIEVNVCKKKHLTNTRSSGADEALKLIPVKHMSLEQSLEFVAADELVEITPKRITIRKKILDTDLRKKASRRK
- a CDS encoding O-methyltransferase, with the protein product MSGITYDYMEKYIQSLIEDNIGVLKELEMYASENSVPIIHREVAKFLELMIHIKKPSRILELGTAIGYSSILMSLASNNKAKIDTIERNLDMLKTARDNIKNYGFMNSIDIIEGDCMEVLKDLDNEYDLIFIDAGKGHYNHFLPECLRLLKQDGIIIADNALFRGMVASDKLVARRKITIVKRMREYLRLVSDNKKFITSVIPMGDGIAVTTRRN